CGGACTCTCGATGACGTCTCCCTGAATCAGACTCCAGATAAACTCGCGGCTTTCCTCCCCTTCCAGCCGTGCGATAAAACGCTCGTCCCCGGCCTCAGCCCTGCGTCTGATTTCAAGCCAGGCCTTTTCAATGACCTCTTCATAGAAAGCCATTGCCTCAATTGCCATCTGCGAACTCATATCCGCTGTCTCAACAATGGGATGGTTTGCATCGAACTGCGCCCAGTCCGTGGTGAGGATGCGAAGTCCGTAGTCGGCTGCTTTTTCGTAAAGGTCTGTGCCGGGCAACGGAGAAAGCATGTGATACCCGTACTGGACGCCATAGGTCTCGTTAATCTCAGCAGCAAAGGACCTGGACTTCAGGATGGTATCCGCGTTCTCTCCCGGAAGACCGATTATGAAAGAGCTGAAGACCTCAAGCCCGGCATCGGTGGCTATCTTTGCTCCCCTCCTCATTACATCAGGAGTGATTCCCTTCCCGATGGTCTTGAGAATACCCTCATCGGCGGATTCTATGCCGAACAGCATCATCCGGCAGCCCGCTCGCTTCATCAAGGCCACCAGTTCCTCCGTCATATTGTCCACCCGGGCGTATACGGTCCATATTATGTCAAGATTACGCCTCAGTATCTCTTCGCATATCTCACGAACATGGTCGTGGTTGACGGTAAAGGTGTCATCAACGATGTTGATCTCCCTGAAGCTGAAGTCACGCTTTATCCCCTCTATTTCATCCACCACCAGCCCGGGAGTGCGATAACGGACCTTTCGACCAAACATGCGACTTGCCGAGCAGAACAGACAGCCGTACGGGCACCCCCGGCTGGTAATCACAGTGCATGGCGTCCCCAGGGCGTAGTATCGTACCAGAGGTATCAGATGTCGCGCCGGCAGGGCCAGCCCGTCAATATCCTGTATCAGAGGCCGGGACTCAGTCCTGACGACAACTCCGTCTCCGGCAAAGGCGATACCGGCCACACCGGCAATGCTGCCGCCGCCCGCCACAGCCCGGGCCAGCTCAACAACTGTCTGGTCACCTTCACCGATAACCACAGCATCAATCCAGGGGGACTTTAGCAGGGTGTCTTCCAGGGCAAAGCTGACATGCGGCCCGCCGATAACCGTCACGACGCCGGGGTCCACTTCCTTGCAGACCTTCAGCATTTCGGTGGCTAGCGGGTAGTTCATCGTCACACAGGTTACACCGACAAGCTGGGGCCGGTATTCCTCCAGCTTCTGCCTGACCTTCTCCGGGCGGTAGCGCATCACCAGGAAATCGAGGATTTGCACCTCGAAGCCGTCTCTCGCCAGCGCCCCGGCAAGATAGGCAAGTGAAAGCGGAGGAAGCGGGTTCTCGTCAAGAGGGTGTGCCGTACTGATAAGCAGAATACGCAAGAAACATCCTTTCCGGAAGCCAGCCCATGCCCGGTACTTCACCACCCGGCACCTCACCCCGAACATGGCACGAGACCGTGCATCCGAGACTAACACCTTTGCCTGTATGTGTCAAGGCACAGCACCCACCCGGGTTAGCTACACCAGACGGGCCGGAAGGCTTGTATCTCCCGGGATATGTCCCTTGACAAGAGCGTGCGTGTACTCCCGGGTTGCTGCGGACGAAAAACCACGAAACGGTGGTACCGGTGTGATGGGCATAACTACCAACAGGGAGTAAGGTAAGGTCAGGTCTTATTCTGGTCCCTGCGTCACGCCCTGCCCTCCACCTTACACGC
Above is a genomic segment from Dehalococcoidales bacterium containing:
- a CDS encoding radical SAM protein, which codes for MRILLISTAHPLDENPLPPLSLAYLAGALARDGFEVQILDFLVMRYRPEKVRQKLEEYRPQLVGVTCVTMNYPLATEMLKVCKEVDPGVVTVIGGPHVSFALEDTLLKSPWIDAVVIGEGDQTVVELARAVAGGGSIAGVAGIAFAGDGVVVRTESRPLIQDIDGLALPARHLIPLVRYYALGTPCTVITSRGCPYGCLFCSASRMFGRKVRYRTPGLVVDEIEGIKRDFSFREINIVDDTFTVNHDHVREICEEILRRNLDIIWTVYARVDNMTEELVALMKRAGCRMMLFGIESADEGILKTIGKGITPDVMRRGAKIATDAGLEVFSSFIIGLPGENADTILKSRSFAAEINETYGVQYGYHMLSPLPGTDLYEKAADYGLRILTTDWAQFDANHPIVETADMSSQMAIEAMAFYEEVIEKAWLEIRRRAEAGDERFIARLEGEESREFIWSLIQGDVIESPGAAQAVTDADAAEGELVLRITQALGQSADVVQRQVRNLVEKEFLRLYREGDGYCWRWSEGSGVG